Proteins encoded within one genomic window of Saccharopolyspora pogona:
- a CDS encoding patatin-like phospholipase family protein, translating to MGLNLFDLEPEEQSVADAVRMSMSIPLYFEPQRLTDPVTGATSVIVDGAVLSNFAVEIFDRTDGQQPRWPTFGVRILPNLPAGFGQVFPAFGLPLPPPFELLKKVVVTAFVGNDQTHLNLPEVRNRTIAIDTSEVGITEFGADPDTVQALVHHGRDAVDTFLANRHV from the coding sequence GTGGGACTAAACCTGTTCGACCTCGAGCCCGAGGAGCAGTCCGTCGCCGACGCGGTGCGGATGTCGATGTCCATCCCGCTGTACTTCGAGCCCCAGCGGCTCACCGACCCGGTCACCGGCGCGACCTCGGTCATCGTGGACGGCGCGGTGCTGTCGAACTTCGCCGTGGAGATCTTCGATCGCACCGACGGGCAGCAGCCGCGCTGGCCGACCTTCGGGGTCCGCATCCTGCCCAATCTGCCGGCCGGGTTCGGCCAGGTCTTCCCCGCGTTCGGGCTGCCGCTGCCGCCGCCTTTCGAGCTGCTCAAGAAGGTAGTCGTCACCGCGTTCGTGGGAAACGACCAGACCCACCTCAATCTCCCCGAGGTCCGCAACCGCACGATCGCCATCGACACCTCGGAGGTGGGCATCACCGAATTCGGCGCAGACCCTGACACCGTGCAGGCGCTGGTACACCACGGGCGGGATGCTGTCGACACCTTCCTGGCCAACCGGCACGTTTAG
- a CDS encoding patatin-like phospholipase family protein: MMQADLVLEGGGVKGIGTVGAVLRLLELGYSFPRIAGTSVGAIVAALTAAGADARQIRGALGRLELSQVPERKPPRLPLISEGLALLTRNGAYEGDYLQEWLGRELQALGVTTFGDLRREPDGDDGNLHDDQNYKLVVLATDITHGRLLRLPWD, from the coding sequence ATGATGCAAGCGGATCTCGTGCTTGAGGGCGGTGGGGTCAAGGGGATCGGCACTGTGGGAGCCGTCCTGAGGCTGTTGGAGCTGGGCTATTCGTTTCCGCGGATCGCCGGTACCTCGGTCGGGGCGATAGTGGCCGCGCTGACAGCGGCGGGGGCCGACGCCCGGCAGATCCGCGGTGCGCTGGGCCGGTTGGAGCTGTCCCAGGTGCCTGAGCGGAAGCCGCCACGTCTGCCGTTGATCAGTGAGGGACTTGCACTGCTCACCCGAAATGGGGCGTACGAGGGCGACTACCTCCAGGAGTGGCTGGGGCGCGAGCTGCAGGCGCTCGGGGTGACGACGTTCGGCGATCTTCGCCGCGAGCCCGACGGCGACGACGGCAACCTGCACGACGATCAGAACTACAAGCTCGTCGTGCTGGCCACCGACATCACTCACGGTCGGCTGTTGCGGCTGCCGTGGGACTAA
- a CDS encoding patatin-like phospholipase family protein → MGGVDGERIALVLAGGGARGAYEAGVLSVLVPELDRRGQRPSLFVGTSVGAMNAAYLAATHDHSAEDVAAGMLQRWRDVGNGHIMRPLHQHLLLAATRYLGETLSLPGFRFSSLLDPAPLERRLQEWIDLSALHHNVMQRRVDAVAVVATAVRSGRTVVFVESAVQPTLHRSHVLDYVPATIDHVHLRASAALPVLFPPVRIESPAEAHGWYVDGATRLNTPIKPALDLGADRIVVIGTDAVTPPSDEPGRHEGSPPDLADGALHLLEGALVDPLAEDIITLGNINLFYTDPAAAPATQQYRKARGKPPYRRVPYIFVAPDRRGAIGEHALEIFRSSSRKLSLRSARQRLFSQFLGGDSPAHGELLSYLFFDPQYLDELIAMGQHDAHHWLTHTTDNDPWQIGPLPQLTGPLPL, encoded by the coding sequence ATGGGTGGGGTGGACGGCGAGCGGATCGCGCTGGTTCTGGCCGGCGGTGGCGCCCGTGGCGCGTACGAGGCAGGGGTGCTGTCCGTTCTCGTGCCCGAGCTCGACCGCCGCGGTCAGCGACCGTCCCTGTTCGTCGGTACGAGCGTGGGCGCGATGAACGCCGCCTACCTCGCCGCGACCCACGACCACAGCGCCGAGGACGTCGCCGCGGGCATGCTGCAACGCTGGCGCGATGTCGGCAACGGGCACATCATGCGCCCGCTGCACCAGCACCTGCTCCTCGCCGCAACCCGCTATCTGGGCGAAACACTGTCTCTGCCGGGGTTCCGGTTCTCCAGCCTGCTGGACCCGGCTCCGCTCGAACGGCGCCTGCAAGAGTGGATCGACCTCTCCGCGCTGCACCACAACGTCATGCAGCGCCGCGTCGACGCCGTGGCCGTCGTGGCCACCGCCGTCCGCAGTGGCCGCACCGTCGTGTTCGTCGAAAGCGCGGTGCAGCCGACGCTGCACCGCTCCCACGTCCTCGACTACGTACCCGCGACGATCGACCACGTGCACCTGCGGGCCTCCGCCGCACTGCCCGTCCTGTTCCCACCGGTCCGCATCGAATCCCCAGCCGAGGCGCACGGCTGGTACGTCGACGGCGCGACCCGCCTGAACACCCCCATCAAACCGGCGCTGGACCTCGGGGCCGACCGGATCGTGGTCATCGGCACCGACGCGGTCACCCCGCCCTCCGACGAACCGGGCCGACACGAAGGCAGTCCCCCAGACCTCGCCGACGGAGCACTGCACTTGCTCGAAGGCGCCCTGGTCGACCCGCTGGCCGAAGACATCATCACCCTCGGCAACATCAACCTCTTCTACACCGACCCCGCAGCCGCACCCGCAACACAGCAATACCGCAAGGCCCGGGGCAAACCCCCATACCGCCGGGTCCCCTACATCTTCGTCGCGCCGGACCGGCGCGGCGCGATCGGCGAACACGCCCTGGAGATCTTCCGCTCCAGCAGCCGCAAACTCAGCCTCCGCTCAGCCCGCCAACGGCTGTTCAGCCAGTTCCTCGGCGGCGACAGCCCCGCCCACGGCGAACTGCTCAGCTACCTGTTCTTCGACCCGCAATACCTCGACGAACTCATCGCCATGGGCCAACACGACGCACACCACTGGCTCACCCACACCACCGACAACGATCCCTGGCAGATCGGCCCCCTCCCCCAACTCACCGGGCCCCTCCCGCTCTGA
- a CDS encoding transposase: MWIKKYHRTITGDRCQTCPVRPQCTRSTRSGRQLMLRPREIHDTVEHARAEQTTDEWKQRHATRAGVEGTIHQAVAATGIRRSRYLGLAKTHLAHVIAATAINLIRLDAW, translated from the coding sequence GTGTGGATCAAGAAGTACCACCGCACGATCACCGGCGACAGGTGTCAAACGTGTCCTGTCCGTCCACAGTGCACACGCTCCACCCGCAGCGGCCGGCAGTTAATGCTGCGGCCCCGCGAGATCCACGACACGGTCGAGCACGCCCGCGCCGAGCAGACCACCGACGAATGGAAACAACGGCACGCCACCCGTGCCGGAGTTGAGGGCACGATCCACCAAGCGGTCGCGGCCACCGGCATCCGCCGAAGCCGCTACCTCGGCCTGGCCAAGACCCACCTCGCCCACGTCATCGCTGCCACCGCGATCAACCTGATCCGCCTGGATGCCTGGTGA
- a CDS encoding ISL3 family transposase produces the protein MLLPHLAAVVVERVEQTGTGVAIWARPKAKDALCPGCGVRSSKVHSRYDRGLADAAVGGQPVALRLQVRRFFCGDHDCRVRTFAEQIDGLTTKHARRTPLSRKMLESIGLALAGRAGSRLATALGLRAGRNTLLRLLYALPDPEIGTVEVLGIDDFALLRGHVYGTVLIDIESGRPVDVLPDRTAEPVAAWLREHPGVRIVCRDRATAYAEAARAAAPDAVQVADRFHLWRNLSEAVEKIAAAHCDCLRPPEQDEGDKPAPPEQEEPADTKPAPQELEGKRAANTRARHAAVHELLAKGVGTSAIAESLGMDRKTVRRYAKADAADDMLAAPARHRDTRLRPFLTHLHQRWNEGCTDAAQLYAEIRELGYRGSQRSVRRCLQPLRASGQPAPPVPEGPSVRQATGWIIRKPDNLDEDEQRRLNQVLARCPELDATHTSVRAFAAMMDTHDGDSLTCWIPAEFPQPGVPTAIPDVVLTGHDPSERRAEFRPRGR, from the coding sequence GTGCTTCTGCCGCACTTGGCCGCCGTGGTGGTGGAGCGGGTCGAGCAGACCGGAACCGGGGTGGCGATCTGGGCGCGTCCCAAGGCGAAGGATGCGCTCTGTCCCGGCTGCGGCGTGCGGTCGAGCAAGGTGCACAGCCGTTATGACCGAGGGCTGGCCGACGCCGCCGTCGGCGGCCAGCCGGTGGCGTTACGGTTACAGGTGCGCCGGTTCTTCTGCGGTGATCACGACTGTCGTGTTCGGACATTCGCTGAGCAGATTGATGGTCTGACCACCAAGCATGCTCGACGCACCCCGTTGTCTCGCAAGATGTTGGAGTCGATCGGCCTGGCGCTGGCCGGGCGCGCCGGGTCCCGACTGGCCACGGCGCTCGGGCTTCGCGCGGGCCGCAACACGCTGCTGCGCCTGCTGTATGCGCTGCCCGATCCCGAGATAGGAACCGTCGAGGTCCTGGGGATCGACGACTTCGCCCTGCTGCGTGGGCATGTCTACGGGACCGTGCTGATCGACATCGAGTCGGGTCGCCCGGTCGATGTGCTGCCTGACCGTACCGCCGAACCCGTGGCCGCCTGGCTGCGGGAACATCCGGGAGTGCGCATCGTGTGCCGGGACCGGGCCACCGCCTACGCCGAGGCCGCCCGAGCGGCCGCGCCCGACGCCGTGCAGGTCGCCGACCGGTTCCACCTGTGGCGCAACCTCAGCGAGGCGGTGGAGAAGATCGCCGCCGCGCACTGCGACTGCCTGCGCCCACCCGAGCAGGACGAGGGCGACAAGCCCGCCCCGCCAGAGCAGGAGGAACCAGCAGACACGAAGCCCGCCCCGCAAGAACTGGAAGGCAAGCGCGCGGCGAACACCCGCGCCCGCCACGCGGCAGTGCATGAGCTGCTGGCCAAAGGAGTCGGGACCTCGGCGATCGCCGAGTCCTTGGGTATGGATCGCAAGACCGTGCGCCGCTACGCGAAGGCTGATGCCGCTGACGACATGCTCGCCGCCCCCGCCCGTCACCGCGACACCAGGCTGCGACCGTTCCTGACGCACCTGCACCAGCGCTGGAACGAGGGCTGCACCGACGCCGCCCAGTTGTATGCGGAGATCCGTGAACTGGGCTATCGAGGCAGCCAGCGCAGCGTGCGCCGGTGCCTACAACCGCTACGCGCTTCCGGGCAGCCCGCCCCGCCCGTCCCCGAGGGCCCGAGCGTGCGGCAGGCCACCGGCTGGATCATCCGCAAGCCAGACAACCTGGACGAGGACGAACAACGCCGACTCAATCAGGTCCTGGCGCGCTGCCCCGAACTGGACGCCACGCACACCAGCGTGCGCGCCTTCGCAGCCATGATGGACACCCACGACGGAGACAGCCTGACCTGCTGGATCCCGGCCGAGTTCCCGCAACCGGGCGTCCCGACCGCGATACCCGACGTTGTCCTGACCGGCCACGACCCGAGCGAGCGCAGGGCCGAATTCCGGCCCCGAGGTCGCTGA
- a CDS encoding cytochrome P450, translating into MVEETPWRQSLRYANRANPYPFYEELRKAPVARQPDGSYVVSTYREVVQLLHDPRVTSDQRKRPDTPWNPFEATIITEDLPEHDVDRRRMMRHFGPPECPHMVAEFEPEIRRIFGELLDDMKGKTRIDFVDEFAFPGPVTVICKVLGVPLESIPRFHGWIEAALDGLDFGPEANDPEQQRRTAAVPDQVAEFRQFLADLIDQYRKQPGPGMFSGMVHDDSPEGRLSQESIVRNAMLMLFAGHETTVNLIAHSVLNLLRHPDALEKLRRRPELIVPGVEELLRFESSVQFWPTRSALEDIEIAGTTIPKGAPIFVVYGSANRDPERFENPDELGLERPDNQHVGYSQGIHYCFGAPLARLEAQIAISEFVRRVENPRLVEDPPPYRRNQIFRGPRHVLVDIDGIRD; encoded by the coding sequence ATGGTCGAGGAAACCCCCTGGCGGCAGTCCCTTCGCTACGCCAACCGGGCTAATCCGTACCCGTTCTACGAGGAGCTCCGGAAGGCCCCGGTGGCACGGCAGCCCGACGGCTCCTACGTCGTCAGCACCTACCGAGAGGTCGTCCAGCTGCTGCACGACCCCCGGGTCACCTCGGATCAGAGGAAGCGCCCCGACACGCCCTGGAACCCCTTCGAGGCGACGATCATCACCGAGGACCTTCCCGAGCACGACGTGGATCGCCGCCGGATGATGCGGCACTTCGGGCCGCCCGAGTGTCCCCACATGGTCGCTGAGTTCGAGCCCGAGATCCGCCGCATCTTCGGCGAGCTCCTGGACGACATGAAGGGCAAGACCCGGATCGACTTCGTCGACGAGTTCGCCTTCCCGGGGCCGGTGACCGTCATCTGCAAGGTCCTGGGCGTGCCGCTGGAGTCCATCCCGCGCTTCCACGGCTGGATCGAGGCAGCCCTGGACGGGTTGGACTTCGGCCCGGAGGCGAACGACCCGGAGCAGCAGCGCCGCACAGCGGCGGTTCCCGATCAGGTGGCTGAGTTCAGGCAGTTCCTGGCCGACCTGATCGACCAGTACCGCAAGCAGCCCGGACCGGGCATGTTCTCTGGGATGGTCCACGACGACAGCCCGGAGGGGCGCCTGTCCCAGGAGTCGATCGTCAGAAATGCCATGCTCATGCTCTTCGCCGGGCATGAGACCACGGTCAATCTGATCGCCCACAGCGTGCTCAACCTGCTGCGGCACCCCGACGCGCTCGAGAAGCTGCGCCGCCGGCCCGAGCTGATCGTGCCCGGGGTCGAGGAGCTGCTGCGCTTCGAGTCCTCGGTCCAGTTCTGGCCCACCCGCTCCGCCCTCGAAGACATCGAGATCGCAGGCACCACCATCCCGAAGGGCGCGCCGATCTTCGTGGTGTACGGCTCGGCGAACCGCGACCCGGAACGGTTCGAAAACCCTGATGAGCTCGGCCTTGAACGCCCCGACAACCAGCACGTCGGCTACAGCCAGGGCATCCACTACTGCTTCGGCGCTCCGCTCGCGCGGCTGGAGGCCCAGATCGCGATCAGCGAGTTCGTCCGTCGCGTGGAGAACCCGCGGCTCGTCGAGGACCCGCCGCCGTACCGCCGTAACCAGATTTTCCGCGGCCCGCGCCACGTCCTGGTCGACATCGACGGGATCCGCGACTGA
- a CDS encoding alcohol dehydrogenase catalytic domain-containing protein translates to MRAFQFVEWQKPPELREVPVPEPGPGQVLVKVAGAGACHSDLHLMQAPGPAPGDGTTLPFTLGHENAGRVETLGPGVTGFAPGDPVIVYGPWGCGVCANCREGRENYCQTTGGLGGGLGGHDGGMAEYLLVPASRFLIPLGTLDPRQAAPLSDAGLTSYHAVKRSLHLLGPGSIAVVIGAGGLGQMAIQILRALSAATTVVAVDTAADKLEIAKRVGADEALLSGDQAVTRIKDMTRRQGTERFTPAGASGPFGPVR, encoded by the coding sequence ATGCGGGCCTTTCAGTTCGTCGAATGGCAAAAACCGCCCGAGCTGCGCGAGGTGCCGGTGCCCGAGCCCGGGCCTGGGCAGGTCCTGGTCAAGGTCGCGGGCGCCGGTGCCTGCCACTCCGATCTGCACCTCATGCAGGCACCCGGACCCGCACCCGGAGACGGCACGACGCTGCCCTTCACGCTCGGCCATGAGAATGCGGGGAGGGTGGAGACGCTGGGACCGGGCGTCACCGGGTTCGCGCCCGGAGACCCGGTGATCGTCTACGGTCCCTGGGGCTGCGGGGTGTGCGCCAACTGCCGGGAGGGCCGGGAGAACTACTGCCAGACGACCGGCGGTCTGGGCGGGGGCCTGGGTGGTCACGACGGCGGAATGGCTGAGTACCTGCTGGTCCCGGCGTCGCGATTCCTGATTCCGCTGGGCACCCTCGACCCCCGCCAGGCCGCCCCGCTCAGCGACGCGGGGCTGACCAGCTATCACGCCGTCAAGCGGTCGCTGCACCTGCTGGGGCCGGGTTCCATCGCGGTGGTGATCGGCGCGGGCGGTCTGGGCCAGATGGCCATCCAGATCCTGCGAGCGCTCAGCGCGGCGACCACCGTCGTCGCCGTGGACACCGCCGCCGACAAGCTGGAGATCGCCAAGCGTGTGGGCGCGGACGAGGCGCTGCTGTCGGGCGACCAGGCGGTCACGCGCATCAAGGACATGACGCGGCGGCAGGGCACTGAACGATTCACCCCAGCAGGTGCTTCAGGGCCGTTCGGCCCCGTTCGGTGA
- a CDS encoding aminoglycoside phosphotransferase family protein translates to MDGSVSATDVSWDRGDSQVWRVTTDTREAYVKRSPTAASHSREVHGYTHATQTLASGEAPTLLASDPGLRALLTSPLRGRVVRDFPLETQEERRVHHLADQLLRRWHDSTNQPPAQVRAIVRQSMLEQAREARTYLDDLAAHVAPAEHRLLQRVTNELPGLADELPVVFRHGDYSPRNWLWSSDRSQLSLIDFEEAAHGAAIEDLVWLYGAIWPTRPDLAHAFLTGYGRALSRAEQRALHLITARTTAYYLNAGIIKANPVLTERGRTALKHLLG, encoded by the coding sequence CTGGACGGCTCCGTCAGCGCGACCGACGTCTCCTGGGACCGGGGCGACTCCCAGGTCTGGCGCGTCACTACCGATACACGCGAGGCGTACGTCAAGCGCAGCCCCACCGCGGCATCCCACAGCCGCGAGGTGCACGGCTACACCCACGCGACACAGACGCTGGCCTCCGGCGAAGCCCCGACGTTGCTGGCCAGCGACCCCGGCCTTCGTGCCCTCCTGACCTCACCGCTTCGGGGACGAGTCGTGCGCGACTTTCCCCTCGAAACCCAGGAAGAGCGGCGGGTCCACCACCTCGCTGACCAACTCCTGCGCCGATGGCACGACAGCACGAACCAACCGCCGGCCCAAGTACGTGCGATTGTGCGGCAGTCCATGCTGGAGCAGGCACGCGAAGCCCGGACGTATCTGGATGACCTCGCCGCGCACGTAGCCCCGGCCGAACATCGTCTCCTCCAGCGGGTCACGAACGAACTGCCGGGCCTGGCCGACGAACTCCCTGTGGTGTTCCGGCACGGCGACTATTCGCCCCGCAACTGGCTGTGGTCCAGCGACCGCAGCCAGCTTTCGCTGATCGATTTCGAGGAAGCCGCCCACGGCGCCGCCATCGAGGATCTGGTGTGGCTGTACGGCGCGATCTGGCCCACTCGCCCCGACCTCGCCCATGCCTTTCTCACTGGATATGGACGTGCGTTGAGCCGGGCAGAACAGCGAGCCCTGCATCTGATCACCGCGCGGACGACCGCGTACTACCTCAACGCAGGGATCATCAAAGCCAACCCCGTCCTCACCGAACGGGGCCGAACGGCCCTGAAGCACCTGCTGGGGTGA
- a CDS encoding IS630 family transposase → MARTGRPKAELVLTDDERSTLQRWARRAKSSQALALRCRIVLACADGLSNVDVAEKLRVSRPTVGKWRSRFVQRRLKGLVDEDRPGAPRKITDEQVEKVVVSTLEEKPNNATHWSRTSMAKRSGLSKSTVGRIWKAFNLKPHLADTFKLSTDPQFIEKVRNVVGLYMNPPENAVVLCTDEKSQVQALERSQPVLPMMPGMPERRTHDYVRHGVTSLFAAFDIATGKVISSLHRRHRSVEFRKFLTKIDKTVPAELGVHVICDNYATHKTEIIQKWLAKHPRFQIHFIPTGSSWINQVERWFGELTTKLLQRGVHTSVQALEADIRNWIDEWNNDPRPFIWTKSADEILESLRSYCQRISGAGH, encoded by the coding sequence ATGGCGAGGACTGGGCGGCCGAAGGCTGAGTTGGTGCTGACCGACGATGAGCGTTCGACGTTGCAGCGTTGGGCTCGGCGGGCGAAGAGTTCGCAGGCTTTGGCGTTGCGGTGTCGGATTGTGCTGGCATGCGCCGATGGTTTGTCCAATGTGGATGTCGCCGAGAAGTTGCGGGTGTCGCGGCCGACGGTGGGCAAGTGGCGGTCGCGGTTTGTCCAGCGACGACTGAAGGGGTTGGTCGACGAGGATCGCCCAGGCGCGCCGCGGAAGATCACCGACGAACAGGTGGAGAAGGTGGTCGTCTCGACGTTGGAAGAGAAACCGAACAACGCGACGCATTGGTCGCGTACATCGATGGCGAAGCGTTCCGGGCTGAGTAAATCGACCGTGGGACGGATCTGGAAAGCGTTCAACCTTAAACCCCACTTGGCCGACACATTCAAGCTCTCTACCGATCCGCAGTTCATCGAGAAGGTCCGTAACGTCGTCGGCCTGTATATGAACCCGCCCGAGAACGCAGTGGTTCTGTGCACCGATGAGAAATCCCAGGTGCAAGCGCTGGAGAGGTCCCAGCCGGTGTTGCCGATGATGCCCGGCATGCCCGAGCGGCGCACCCACGACTACGTCCGTCACGGCGTCACCAGCCTGTTCGCCGCCTTCGACATCGCCACCGGCAAGGTCATCTCCTCGCTGCACCGCCGGCACCGCTCGGTCGAGTTCCGCAAATTTCTCACCAAGATCGACAAAACCGTACCGGCGGAGTTAGGCGTCCATGTCATTTGTGACAACTACGCCACCCACAAAACCGAGATCATCCAGAAATGGCTAGCGAAGCATCCCCGATTCCAAATCCACTTCATCCCGACCGGATCGTCCTGGATCAACCAGGTCGAACGCTGGTTCGGCGAATTGACCACCAAACTCCTGCAACGCGGCGTGCACACCAGCGTCCAGGCACTCGAGGCCGATATCCGCAACTGGATCGACGAGTGGAACAACGATCCCCGGCCGTTCATCTGGACGAAGAGCGCTGACGAGATCTTGGAGTCACTCCGATCATATTGTCAACGAATCTCCGGCGCAGGACACTAG
- a CDS encoding ABC-three component system protein → MDTVRSKDEEWIMPTSVSHDASASALGYLFQAQWGLYELLRGAEERPDGAISLELHDDVAWEEGALAVDLLQTKFHPRSTRSLGDKDDDVWRTVRSWMDTHAPGDADGPWLTLVTTQRAREGSAMAALRCDMRSPDVALALLEEAARASTSETSRAVRQRFLDLSPADRGVFVRRMRVIDCVPAIEGLDIAVRRKLLFSLPSGDGPQTALMRQLWAWWYEQAVAMLQKKITSVSVEQVRRQIEYLRDDYTADRLPTLVSREDWHAAREQGFSYDEACFVHQLRWVGVSQIQLDKAIMDYYRAFTQAVLWVDDDLVAIGELERYQENLVDEWERAFDWMVEDLPPGATDAEREREGRKLLRTTLDRATVKVRERYDEVFFHRGTHHCLADQGLIGWHPEFLERVRQLTGTVHA, encoded by the coding sequence ATGGACACAGTACGTTCCAAAGATGAAGAATGGATCATGCCTACTTCGGTGTCGCATGACGCGTCAGCCTCAGCTCTCGGATACCTGTTCCAGGCTCAGTGGGGTCTGTATGAGCTACTCAGGGGCGCCGAGGAGCGGCCTGATGGGGCCATCAGCCTGGAGCTGCACGATGACGTGGCTTGGGAAGAAGGGGCTCTGGCTGTTGACCTTCTGCAGACGAAGTTCCACCCACGCTCCACCCGCTCCCTGGGGGACAAAGATGATGACGTGTGGCGGACAGTGCGATCGTGGATGGATACCCACGCCCCAGGGGATGCCGATGGTCCCTGGCTGACGCTGGTGACGACACAGCGGGCGCGCGAAGGCAGCGCGATGGCGGCACTGCGCTGTGACATGCGGAGCCCCGATGTCGCGCTGGCGCTATTGGAGGAGGCCGCAAGGGCGTCTACCTCTGAGACGTCGCGGGCGGTTCGCCAGCGGTTCTTAGACCTGTCACCGGCGGACCGGGGGGTCTTTGTGCGGCGGATGCGAGTGATCGACTGCGTTCCTGCCATTGAGGGCCTCGACATTGCGGTGCGTCGGAAGCTGCTGTTCTCTCTGCCATCCGGGGACGGTCCTCAAACGGCGCTGATGCGGCAATTGTGGGCATGGTGGTATGAGCAGGCTGTAGCCATGCTCCAGAAAAAGATCACCAGTGTTTCGGTGGAGCAAGTGCGTCGGCAGATTGAGTACCTGCGGGATGACTACACCGCTGACCGTTTGCCAACGCTGGTGAGCCGGGAGGACTGGCACGCGGCTCGGGAACAGGGCTTCTCGTATGACGAGGCCTGCTTTGTGCACCAGCTGCGTTGGGTGGGGGTGAGCCAGATTCAGCTGGACAAGGCGATCATGGACTACTACCGGGCATTCACACAGGCGGTCCTATGGGTCGACGACGATCTGGTGGCCATTGGCGAGCTTGAGCGGTACCAGGAGAACCTGGTGGATGAGTGGGAGCGGGCCTTCGATTGGATGGTCGAAGACTTGCCACCGGGCGCGACGGATGCCGAGCGTGAGCGGGAGGGTAGGAAGTTGCTGCGCACGACGCTGGATCGGGCAACAGTGAAGGTACGTGAGCGTTACGACGAAGTGTTCTTCCACCGTGGTACCCACCACTGTCTAGCCGATCAAGGACTGATCGGGTGGCATCCGGAGTTCCTCGAGCGTGTGCGGCAGTTAACCGGGACCGTGCATGCCTAG
- a CDS encoding three component ABC system middle component, with translation MPRGRTQPLASAVFLNPALVAVIQATMARSYEEGRGEAMVWPLTTVLPVMVLHRSTRLALPKRKTTHLSSTGFDGDWISWFPGLR, from the coding sequence ATGCCTAGGGGCCGCACACAGCCACTGGCCAGCGCGGTGTTTCTAAATCCGGCGTTGGTGGCAGTGATTCAGGCGACCATGGCGCGTTCCTATGAAGAGGGGCGGGGCGAGGCGATGGTGTGGCCCTTGACCACTGTGCTGCCCGTGATGGTGCTGCACCGATCGACACGGCTGGCCCTGCCCAAGAGAAAGACCACACATCTGTCAAGTACCGGGTTTGATGGAGACTGGATTAGCTGGTTTCCAGGGTTGCGGTGA